In a genomic window of Drosophila takahashii strain IR98-3 E-12201 chromosome 3L, DtakHiC1v2, whole genome shotgun sequence:
- the Tim13 gene encoding mitochondrial import inner membrane translocase subunit Tim13: protein MAAANMEKGELMSQVKQQIALANAQEMLSKMTEKCFKKCIQKPGKTLDTNEQRCISQCMDRFMDAWNLVSRTYGNRLQREQYRTMDTVEMSN, encoded by the coding sequence ATGGCGGCTGCCAACATGGAGAAGGGGGAGCTGATGAGCCAGGTGAAGCAGCAGATCGCCCTGGCCAACGCCCAGGAGATGCTCTCGAAGATGACGGAGAAGTGCTTCAAGAAGTGCATCCAGAAGCCGGGAAAAACACTGGACACCAACGAGCAGAGGTGCATTTCGCAGTGCATGGATCGCTTCATGGACGCCTGGAATCTGGTGTCCCGCACCTATGGCAATCGCCTGCAAAGGGAGCAGTACAGGACCATGGACACTGTGGAGATGAGCAACTAG
- the loaf gene encoding uncharacterized protein loaf, producing the protein MLLMPTSCGPGPPIDLGPSSSSSSSSSPTHCPTPTRTAQRAADDGEPVRRSGTLAHRQSSGSSIPQWLLILLGLFAILAQTPNSQVAAEKSKHYYMQSLCKNHFLQQLYRKIDGAVLWSQNERNLDCIITFQTHSVLQRFMLRFDMLQLDCNDHLLVYDGAHAVATPKIDISCRNTKNTVNALLTRTNFVTLKYVTDGWGTDANGFKLVITSVKDPKHTCKDFTCATREFCIHPDLLCDGINHCGDNSDESVQNLCQSETSSTVFGMDMTWFVLIVVGVLLVLSALIVAVAICVCRRQDENAANQNTALQVHHTADTNGSSKHLHYHGISVGGTLTREHTQLPTSGNWHHPAGPSGYHRTPHNYLKMATKVRPIWCLANSVN; encoded by the exons ATGCTGTTGATGCCCACATCCTGTGGGCCGGGGCCACCCATCGACCTCGGcccctcgtcctcctcctcctcctcctcctcgcccaCCCACTGCCCAACCCCAACCCGAACTGCCCAGCGAGCGGCAGATGATGGAGAACCAGTTCGCCGGTCAGGGACCCTGGCCCACAGGCAAAGTTCGGGGTCGAGCATTCCCCAGTGGCTGCTAATCCTCCTCGGTCTCTTCGCCATTCTCGCCCAGACACCAAACAGCCAGGTGGCCGCCGAGAAGAGTAAACACT ACTACATGCAATCGCTGTGCAAGAACCACTTCCTGCAGCAACTATATCGGAAAATCGACGGGGCCGTTCTTTGGTCGCAGAACGAGAGGAATCTGGACTGCATCATCACCTTCCAGACGCACTCGGTGCTGCAGCGCTTCATGCTCCGCTTCGACATGTTGCAGCTCGACTGCAACGATCATCTGCTAGTCTACGATGGAGCCCACGCGGTGGCCACCCCCAAG ATTGACATCTCCTGTCGGAACACAAAGAACACCGTCAACGCGCTCCTGACGCGCACGAACTTTGTGACTCTGAAGTACGTGACCGACGGCTGGGGAACGGATGCGAACGGCTTCAAGTTGGTGATTACGTCGGTGAAGGATCCCA AGCACACCTGCAAGGACTTCACCTGCGCCACCCGCGAGTTCTGCATCCATCCCGATCTCCTGTGCGACGGCATCAACCACTGCGGCGACAACTCCGACGAATCAGTGCAGAATCTGTGCCAGA GTGAGACGAGCAGCACGGTTTTCGGCATGGATATGACCTGGTTCGTCCTCATTGTCGTGGGTGTCCTGCTCGTCCTGAGTGCGCTCATCGTGGCGGTGGCCATTTGCGTGTGCCGACGCCAGGACGAGAACGCCGCCAACCAGAACACCGCGCTCCAGG TGCACCACACGGCCGACACGAACGGGTCGTCGAAACATCTGCACTACCACGGCATCAGTGTCGGCGGGACACTGACTCGGGAGCACACCCAACTGCCGACGTCGGGAAACTGGCATCACCCTGCGGGACCATCCGGGTACCACCGCACTCCACACAACTACTTGAAGATGGCCACCAAAGTCCGTCCCATTTGGTGCTTGGCAAATTCCGTCAATTAG
- the Gr68a gene encoding gustatory receptor 68a, translating to MKIFQDIQAIARPSQICALLPLYSGDDEESFRLGALGRWYGRLVALIILASSMTFGEDVLFASREYRLVASAQGDTEEINRTIETLLCIVSYTMMVLSSVINASHHCRTLRDIAKIDEYLVVNGFRESYSCRNLSILVTSASSGVLAVAFYYIHYRSGIASRKQVILLLIYFLQLLYSSVFAIYLLTILKTLAQRIAFLNRKLDAFGLQDSSGNVENWRELSNLIEVLCKFRYITENMNSVAGVALLFYFGFSFYTVTNQSYLAFATLTAISSSSQREVADTMGLSCAWVLAETITMAVICSACDCLASDSNGTAQILARVYAKSKQFQNLIDKFLTKSIKQDLQFTAYGFFSIDNSTLFKIFSAVTTYLVILIQFKQLEDSKAIEI from the coding sequence ATGAAGATCTTCCAGGACATTCAAGCTATAGCCAGGCCCTCGCAGATCTGCGCCCTGCTGCCGCTTTATAGTGGAGATGACGAGGAGAGCTTTCGGTTGGGCGCTTTGGGTCGCTGGTACGGACGTCTGGTGGCCCTGATTATACTGGCCAGCTCGATGACCTTCGGCGAGGACGTGCTCTTCGCCTCCAGGGAGTATAGGTTGGTGGCCAGTGCCCAGGGTGACACGGAGGAGATCAACAGGACCATCGAGACGCTGCTCTGCATCGTCAGCTACACGATGATGGTGCTGTCCAGTGTGATAAATGCCTCTCATCACTGTCGCACCCTGCGAGATATTGCCAAAATCGATGAGTATCTGGTGGTCAATGGTTTCCGGGAGAGCTACAGCTGCCGCAATCTGAGCATCCTGGTCACCTCGGCTTCTTCAGGGGTTCTGGCTGTGGCCTTCTACTACATCCACTATCGCAGTGGCATTGCCTCCAGGAAGCAGGTAATCCTGCTGCTGATCTACTTCCTTCAGTTGCTCTACTCCAGTGTCTTCGCCATATATCTGCTGACCATACTGAAGACCCTGGCCCAAAGGATTGCATTTCTCAACCGAAAACTGGATGCGTTTGGCCTGCAGGATAGCAGTGGTAATGTGGAGAACTGGCGAGAGCTGAGCAATCTCATAGAGGTGCTCTGTAAGTTCCGCTACATCACCGAGAATATGAACTCGGTGGCTGGAGTGGCGTTGCTATTCTACTTCGGTTTCTCCTTTTACACGGTGACTAACCAGAGTTACCTGGCCTTCGCCACCCTGACGGCCATTTCATCGAGTTCCCAGAGAGAAGTGGCGGATACCATGGGTCTTTCGTGTGCCTGGGTTCTGGCCGAGACCATTACGATGGCGGTGATTTGCAGCGCCTGCGATTGCCTGGCCTCCGATTCAAATGGTACGGCCCAGATCCTGGCCAGGGTTTACGCGAAGAGCAAGCAGTTCCAGAACCTCATCGACAAGTTCCTCACCAAGAGCATCAAACAGGATCTGCAGTTTACCGCCTACGGATTCTTCTCCATCGACAACTCCACGCTTTTCAAGATCTTCTCGGCTGTTACCACCTATTTGGTAATCCTCATTCAGTTCAAACAGTTGGAGGACTCCAAGGCGattgaaatttga
- the Muc68D gene encoding uncharacterized protein Muc68D has product MQVVKVLWAFLWIIPQALAKDPCAGQSFGSRAVDPEDPRSYYLCLGFLGQIKNTCSTGYLFNGQTQGCVITNQTSVTSPNDQREKKDKSEVNIKQTVNVDRPVIFNIFGNFNFFASLWGGSQDTTPSPPKTRPIAHLQLLEDAGEAQLLSAPSPSDDSLISFTDNSESTSSTESSPDSSTDADISSSSTEESISGFDSPLSTEPSISPSEESSSEGSVTTEIYQEAIISSSENPSTESEPESSTQEIISSSENSFSTESTPAESESESSSSEIISSTEASLEDLILNSESPSTEISSSSDNPETSTEATDGSSSTESLTESSSQDSSPSTESPLSTEASLEDIILNSESPLSTESSIEISSSSDNPESSTEATDGSSSTESLPESSSQDSSPNTESPLSTEASLEDIILSSESPLSTESSTENISSSDVSSSSENPESSTESSSESSTQESSSSTEASLEDIIVSSGSPLSTESSTEIDSSSESSSTESASESSTEENSSSSEGPLSTENSLEDIVLSSPSPQSTESSTGATGEGDSSSDIPTSTELGAESSTAESLLSSTGTTDIETPPSTAPSLESSTEENISSTESSSPDSPTSSPESSTEESSTTAGPVISTTAQDRGSEDNDFVKVESTSSTESSPQSSTEEDVSSTQSLLTTEATSETTTDQGISSTSETTTDQGILSTSETTTDQGILSTSEPPPGTTEKDGDSGNSGSESGISTEPSPKSSTEGDIFSSENPLTTEPTLQTTTKENIDSSEKSSTSSTPCITVPTTQSSTKIPSTSDPSPGTTEKDGDSGNSGSESGISTEPPPQSSTEGNISSSESPLTTELTSETTTEKNNDSSEEPSTSSTPCTTVPTTRSSTKISSTSDPSPGTTEKDGDSGNSGSTEPSPKSSTEENISSSESPLTTEPSSKSTTEENNDSSEEPSTQSSTQTSTTLDPSPDTTEKDGDSGNSGSESGISTEPSPKSSTTPCTTVPSTKSSTKIPEITSTLVPSPDTTDKDGDSGNNGSESGTSTEPSPQSSTEGNISSSENPLSTEPTEPSEPTSSTTPCTTVSTPQSSTELPLSTSTISTTPCTTVPRAESSTQGNIASTSTLEPEKTDCSNLPNGVFLRDAQSCNKYYVCLNGKPIPGHCPRNLNFDIKRKVCNFPSLVDCAYEENLEAVTKKPSNISTPDCTLSRNGAYFRDPKSCSKFYICANGRAISRQCPRGLHFDLKSNFCNYPSLVQCSIDEVQEDSHPALVAEGLPDCSKVEEDTRFGDVKQHNKFYVCLKGKAVLHYCSPGNWFDLRSQKCVDQRLAKVK; this is encoded by the exons ATGCAAGTTG TAAAAGTCCTTTGGGCTTTTCTGTGGATCATTCCTCAGGCCCTGGCAAAGGATCCGTGCGCAGGGCAATCGTTTGGATCCAGAGCAGTCGACCCCGAAGATCCCCGTTCCTATTATCTCTGCCTGGGTTTCCTTGGTCAGATAAAGAATACATGCAGTACTGGATATTTGTTTAATGGTCAAACGCAGGGATGTGTAATTACTAACCAGACAAGCGTAACATCTCCTAATGACcaaagggaaaaaaaggataaaTCCGAAGTTAACATCAAACAAACTGTGAACGTGGATAGACCAGTTATATTCAACATCTTCggaaactttaatttttttgcaagtCTATGGGGCGGATCCCAAGATACGACTCCGTCTCCCCCGAAAACCAGACCAATTGCTCATCTGCAATTATTGGAGGACGCTGGGGAAGCTCAACTTTTGTCTGCCCCAAGCCCCTCTGATGATTCTCTAATCAGTTTTACTGATAATTCTGAGTCCACATCCTCAACCGAATCTTCACCTGATAGTTCTACGGATGCTGATATTTCGAGTTCATCCACTGAGGAAAGTATTTCTGGTTTCGATAGTCCCTTGTCCACTGAACCATCAATAAGTCCGTCAGAAGAAAGTAGCTCCGAAGGTTCAGTAACGACGGAAATTTATCAAGAAGCGATCATTTCAAGTTCGGAAAATCCGTCAACAGAATCTGAACCGGAAAGTTCGACCCAGGAAATTATCTCAAGCTCAGAAAATTCGTTCTCCACGGAATCAACCCCAGCTGAATCTGAGTCGGAAAGTTCAAGCTCTGAAATTATATCATCCACAGAAGCTTCCTTAGAAGATTTAATCTTGAATTCGGAAAGTCCTTCGACGGAAATTTCGTCAAGCTCAGACAATCCGGAAACATCGACAGAAGCAACGGACGGTTCATCCTCAACTGAATCCTTAACAGAAAGTTCCTCACAAGATAGTAGCCCAAGCACTGAAAGTCCTTTGTCCACAGAAGCTTCCTTAGAAGATATTATCCTAAATTCGGAAAGTCCTTTGTCTACAGAATCATCAATAGAGATTTCCTCTAGCTCAGACAATCCGGAATCATCGACAGAAGCGACGGACGGTTCATCCTCAACTGAATCCTTACCAGAAAGTTCATCGCAAGATAGTAGCCCAAACACTGAAAGTCCTTTGTCTACAGAAGCTTCCTTAGAAGATATTATCCTAAGTTCGGAAAGTCCTTTGTCTACAGAATCATCAACAGAGAATATTTCCAGCTCGGACGTTTCCTCAAGCTCAGAGAATCCGGAATCATCAACTGAATCTTCATCAGAAAGTTCCACGCAAGAAAGCAGCTCGTCCACAGAAGCTTCCTTAGAAGATATAATCGTAAGCTCAGGAAGTCCTTTGTCTACAGAGTCATCAACTGAGATCGATTCAAGCTCAGAAAGCTCCTCAACAGAATCAGCTTCGGAGAGTTCCACCGAAGAAAATAGTTCAAGTTCGGAAGGTCCTTTATCTACAGAGAATTCTCTGGAAGATATAGTTTTGAGTTCCCCAAGTCCTCAGTCCACAGAATCATCAACAGGTGCGACAGGAGAAGGTGATTCAAGCTCTGATATCCCGACGTCCACAGAACTCGGAGCGGAAAGCTCTACTGCAGAGAGTCTTTTAAGCTCAACAGGTACTACTGATATAGAAACGCCACCTTCAACAGCTCCATCACTGGAAAGTTCGACGGAAGAGAATATTTCCAGCACTGAAAGTTCTTCCCCAGATAGTCCAACGTCTTCTCCTGAAAGCTCCACTGAGGAGAGTTCAACGACCGCAGGTCCTGTTATAAGCACAACTGCGCAGGATAGGGGATCTGAAGATAATGACTTTGTAAAAGTGGAAAGCACCTCATCGACAGAGTCATCTCCACAAAGCTCGACAGAGGAAGATGTAAGTAGTACTCAGAGTCTCTTGACCACTGAAGCTACATCAGAAACTACCACGGATCAAGGGATTTCATCAACATCAGAAACTACCACGGATCAAGGGATTTTATCAACATCAGAAACTACCACGGATCAAGGGATTTTATCAACATCAGAACCTCCACCTGGCACCACAGAGAAAGACGGTGATTCCGGAAACAGTGGATCCGAAAGCGGTATCTCAACAGAACCTTCTCCAAAAAGCTCGACGGAGGGAGATATTTTCAGCTCAGAAAATCCCTTGACCACAGAACCCACATTACAAACTACaactaaagaaaatattgataGTTCTGAAAAGTCATCCACAAGTTCGACTCCATGTATCACGGTTCCAACTACACAAAGTTCTACAAAGATTCCATCAACCTCAGATCCCTCACCAGGCACAACAGAAAAAGATGGTGACTCCGGAAACAGTGGATCCGAAAGCGGTATCTCAACAGAGCCACCTCCACAAAGCTCGACGGAGGGAAATATTTCCAGTTCCGAAAGTCCCTTAACGACGGAACTCACATCAGAAACTAcaactgagaaaaataatgATAGTTCTGAAGAGCCATCCACAAGTTCGACTCCCTGTACTACGGTTCCAACTACACGAAGTTCTACCAAGATTTCATCAACCTCAGATCCCTCACCAGGCACTACAGAGAAAGACGGTGACTCCGGAAACAGTGGGTCTACAGAGCCATCTCCAAAAAGCTCTACTGAGGAAAATATTTCCAGTTCCGAAAGTCCCTTAACCACCGAACCTTCCTCAAAATCTACAACTGAGGAAAACAATGATAGTTCTGAAGAGCCTTCCACACAAAGTTCTACGCAGACTTCAACGACCTTGGATCCCTCGCCAGATACCACAGAGAAAGACGGTGACTCCGGAAACAGTGGATCGGAAAGTGGTATCTCAACAGAGCCGTCTCCAAAAAGCTCGACGACTCCATGCACCACGGTTCCATCTACAAAAAGTTCTACAAAGATTCCAGAGATTACATCGACGTTAGTTCCATCGCCAGATACCACAGATAAAGACGGAGACTCAGGAAACAATGGATCCGAAAGCGGTACCTCAACAGAGCCATCACCACAAAGCTCGACGGAGGGAAATATTTCCAGCTCTGAAAATCCGTTGTCTACGGAACCAACTGAACCATCTGAACCAACGTCCAGTACGACTCCATGCACGACGGTTTCAACTCCACAGAGTTCAACAGAACTTCCCCTCAGTACTTCCACCATTAGTACAACACCGTGCACCACCGTTCCGAGGGCAGAAAGTTCGACACAGGGTAATATCGCTAGCACTTCAACTCTGGAACCCGAAAAAACTGATTGCAGCAACTTGCCCAATGGAGTCTTTCTAAGGGACGCCCAGTCGTGCAATAAATACTATGTATGTCTGAATGGCAAACCGATTCCCGGCCATTGTCCCAGAAATCTGAATTTCGACATCAAGAGGAAGGTCTGCAATTTCCCTAGTCTAGTAGACTGCGCATACGAAGAGAATCTGGAAGCTGTGACGAAGAAACCCTCGAACATATCGACTCCTGACTGCACATTGTCAAGAAATGGCGCATACTTTAGGGATCCAAAGTCATGCAGTAAATTCTATATTTGCGCCAATGGACGGGCTATTTCTCGACAGTGTCCGAGGGGTCTACACTTTGACTTGAAGTCAAACTTTTGCAATTACCCAAGCCTCGTTCAGTGCTCAATAGACGAGGTCCAGGAAGACAGTCATCCAGCATTAGTTGCCGAAGGATTACCGGATTGCAGCAAAGTGGAAGAGGATACAAGATTCGGCGACGTCAAGCAGCATAATAAGTTCTATGTTTGCCTAAAGGGCAAGGCTGTCTTGCATTACTGCAGTCCAGGAAATTGGTTCGACCTCCGAAGTCAGAAATGCGTCGATCAGCGACTGGCTAAGGTGAAATAA